In one Chitinophaga sancti genomic region, the following are encoded:
- a CDS encoding porin family protein, with protein sequence MKKLFFAAAVLCMAAFSSTTVNAQSGFLHFGLKGGANLGKLDGKGYKDGFNLGYHLGGFAQINLTKGFGVQGELIFSSTQTKTTSDFSQVYNTNNLSDNGKKIKLNYLSIPILANFSLGSPRIKLQVGPQFSALVSDKNVFKASNDAFNGGDVSGVAGLWIQLPIINISARYIVGFTDVKKISDISNSGNWKNQAIQLGVGVTL encoded by the coding sequence ATGAAAAAACTGTTTTTCGCCGCAGCAGTACTGTGTATGGCTGCATTCTCTTCTACAACTGTTAACGCCCAGTCTGGATTTTTACATTTTGGCCTGAAAGGCGGAGCTAACCTCGGAAAACTGGATGGTAAAGGCTACAAAGATGGTTTCAACCTGGGTTATCACCTGGGCGGTTTCGCACAAATAAACCTGACAAAAGGTTTTGGCGTGCAGGGTGAATTGATCTTCTCTTCTACCCAAACTAAAACAACCAGCGACTTTAGTCAAGTATACAATACTAATAACCTGAGCGATAACGGTAAAAAAATTAAACTGAACTACCTGAGCATCCCGATCCTGGCTAACTTCTCTTTAGGTAGCCCCCGGATCAAACTGCAGGTAGGTCCTCAGTTCAGCGCACTGGTTTCTGACAAGAACGTATTCAAAGCATCCAATGATGCCTTTAATGGTGGTGATGTTTCCGGCGTAGCAGGTCTGTGGATCCAGCTGCCAATCATAAACATCAGTGCCCGTTATATTGTGGGCTTCACCGATGTGAAGAAGATATCTGATATCTCCAATTCCGGTAACTGGAAGAACCAGGCAATTCAACTGGGTGTTGGTGTAACACTGTAA